A single genomic interval of Nycticebus coucang isolate mNycCou1 chromosome 21, mNycCou1.pri, whole genome shotgun sequence harbors:
- the TCFL5 gene encoding transcription factor-like 5 protein isoform X4, which produces MSGPGPREPPPEAGAAGGEAGPEGGGDAAGEPALSLSTADLSLVEMTEVEYTQLQHILYSHMEAADGELEARLNSALLAGPGAGAGGFAAGGLGTAPPVYPVLCPPALAADAPCLGHIDFQELRMMLLSEAGAPAPGAAEKTPGGADGARTRADGAAKEGAAAAGPEGAPEARAKSAVRVRLEDRFNSVAAEPPVSARGPEPPEPGVALNNLVTLIRHPSELMNVPLHQQQNKCTTLVKNKTAAATTALQFTYPLFTTNACSTGANSNLSQTQSSSNSCSILEAAKHQDIGLPRAFSFCYQQEIESTKQTLGSRNKALPEQVWIKVGEEALCKQAINKRNRSRIRQLDTNLERRALGEIQNVGEGSTAAQGAWQSSESSQSNLGEQAQSGPQGGRSQRRERHNRMERDRRNLRVYSAVKLAEG; this is translated from the exons ATGTCTGGCCCCGGGCCGCGGGAGCCGCCGCCTGAGGCGGGCGCGGCGGGCGGCGAGGCGGGGCCCGAGGGCGGCGGGGACGCGGCGGGCGAGCCGGCGCTCAGCCTGAGCACGGCTGACCTGAGCCTGGTGGAGATGACGGAGGTGGAGTACACGCAGCTGCAGCACATCCTCTACTCGCACATGGAGGCGGCCGACGGCGAGCTCGAGGCGCGCCTCAACTCGGCGCTGCTGGCGGGCCCAGGCGCGGGCGCGGGCGGCTTCGCCGCGGGCGGGCTGGGGACGGCGCCGCCCGTGTACCCCGTGCTGTGCCCGCCCGCGCTGGCGGCCGACGCGCCCTGCCTGGGCCACATCGACTTCCAGGAGCTACGCATGATGCTGCTGAGCGAGGCGGGCGCGCCGGCGCCGGGCGCGGCCGAGAAGACGCCGGGCGGCGCGGACGGGGCGCGGACCCGGGCTGACGGCGCCGCCAAGGAGGGCGCGGCCGCGGCGGGGCCGGAGGGCGCGCCTGAGGCCCGGGCCAAGTCGGCCGTGCGCGTCCGCCTGGAGGACCGCTTCAACAGCGTCGCGGCCGAGCCGCCGGTCTCCGCGCGCGGCCCGGAGCCCCCTGAGCCGGGCGTGGCACTCAACAA ttTGGTAACCCTTATTCGACATCCATCTGAGTTGATGAATGTTCCTCTTCATCAGCAACAAAACAAATGTACAACattagtgaaaaataaaactgctgCTGCAACTACTGCTTTGCAGTTCACGTACCCACTGTTTACGACAAACGCTTGCTCTACTGGTGCAAATTCTAATCTTTCACAAACGCAG agttCTAGTAACTCATGTTCTATACTTGAAGCTGCCAAACACCAGGATATTGGATTGCCCAgagcattttctttctgttatcaGCAAGAAATTGAGTCCACTAAACAGACCTTAGGTAGTAGGAACAAAGCTTTGCCGGAGCAGGTTTGGATTAAAGTGGGAG AAGAAGCGCTATGTAAACAAGCAATAAATAAGAGGAATCGGAGTAGAATACGTCAGTTGGACACAAACTTAGAACGAAGAGCCCTGGGAGAGATTCAGAATGTGGGCGAAGGCTCCACAGCCGCACAGGGTGCTTGGCAGTCCTCGGAGTCTTCACAGTCGAACCTGGGGGAGCAGGCCCAGAGCGGGCCCCAGGGAGGACGGTCTCAGCGTAGGGAGAGGCATAACCGAATGGAGAGAGATAGAAG